In Gossypium arboreum isolate Shixiya-1 chromosome 5, ASM2569848v2, whole genome shotgun sequence, a single genomic region encodes these proteins:
- the LOC108450262 gene encoding metal tolerance protein 11 isoform X2 — translation MLEGFSEMDALAERGFIPGMSKEERERLARSKTLAIRISNIANMVLFAAKVYSSMRSGSLAIIASTLDSLLDLLSGFILWFTAFSMSTPNPYQYPIGKKRMQPLGILVFASVMATLGLQIILESVRTMVSNEDEFNLTNEQERWVVGIMLGVTLTKLLLMFYCRTFTNEIVKAYAQDHFFDVITNIIGLVAVLLAKYIDDWMDPVGAIILALYTIRTWSMTVLENVNSLVGRSAAPEYLQKLTYLCWNHHKAIKNIDTVRAYTFGSHYFVEVDIVLPANMALQEAHDIGESLQEKLELLPDIERAFVHLDYEFSHKPEHAQAHAL, via the exons ATGCTGGAGGGTTTTAGTGAAATGGATGCCTTAGCTGAGCGTGGATTTATTCCTGGCATGTCAAAG GAAGAGCGGGAAAGGTTGGCTAGAAGCAAGACATTAGCTATTAGAATTTCGAATATTGCAAACATGGTTCTTTTTGCCGCTAAAGTTTATTCTTCCATGAGAAGTGGCTCATTAGCTATAATTGCGTCCACATTGGACTCTCTTCTTGATCTCTTGTCTGGCTTCATCCTCTGGTTTACTGCATTCTCCATGTCAACACCAAACCCATATCAGTACCCAATTGGAAAGAAACGAATGCAGCCACTG GGTATCCTTGTTTTTGCCTCTGTCATGGCAACTCTTGGACTGCAGATAATCTTGGAGTCTGTTCGAACAATGGTATCAAAT GAGGATGAATTCAACCTGACAAATGAGCAAGAGAGGTGGGTTGTTGGCATTATGCTTGGAGTGACTCTGACAAAGCTTCTCCTCATGTTCTATTGCCGCACATTTACAAACGAAATCGTTAAAGCTTATGCTCAGGATCACTTCTTTGATGTTATCACAAACATCATTGGCCTTGTTGCTGTGCTACTTGCTAAGTACATCGACGATTGGATGGACCCTGTTGGAGCTATCATT CTGGCTTTGTACACAATACGGACATGGTCGATGACAGTATTAGAGAACGTGAACTCATTGGTTGGAAGATCAGCAGCTCCAGAATATCTTCAGAAACTGACCTATCTGTGTTGGAACCACCATAAGGCCATAAAGAACATCGATACGGTCCGAGCTTACACCTTCGGGTCTCACTACTTTGTCGAAGTTGATATTGTACTTCCAGCAAACATGGCATTACAAGAAGCTCATGACATTGGAGAATCCTTGCAAGAGAAACTGGAGTTACTGCCCGACATTGAGCGAGCGTTTGTTCATTTGGATTATGAATTCAGTCACAAACCTGAACATGCACAGGCACATGCTCTGTAG
- the LOC108452886 gene encoding uncharacterized protein LOC108452886: protein MKKSKNVESKPTPSVIARLMGLDELRPQELVKKPKQQRVLSENYQRKVASIGVWEKKTGHEHRSFQLSIEEQEFIRESGPSLNESFAGAEFMTFGIELQPSKEVHSGLPGLRFAGSRKDCFENHFQKPNYPTTKHVYDQEGSTSHQQAENVRLLGSACAFGCEKNDIYRKVRGTTHQEDPKLLQKLDNRHVKDSRRKNGHDSTCMVPRFRHESNNERCPSFRKIVIPNPLEVEKAKNCLASPSFSEASYSSNWKDKGFVSHGKGTLHAQVKEMKNVCNGVKHTGHRSILSCETKKEIFRNTRHNMSNISLEPLRWGFIGVRSFKEEPEFMMVFSPNNSELNNWNKPSCYYLDGSYMTLEARKQISERWRMTKDFRENGLTGRCRSRTRDDMLTLPDHGNCANFQSPLGISSRDGQKIGGVGDLIRSISPAYSTYVESSKIMTDRKAFHGDSYITMGPRKQDASGNDGLEQRNSVSICRKSQPNLYLESENSHLLQDVYVINNMFHNNVEQQDLSNENSVVSKSFNHNIIHFYSENKITTIDQWNIIKDENMSAEDYLVHKSSMCTAASLSIASNMAVTVEMDVGKSTGNHKQHQFESTGCTMSEKDYDSSLCIHITSSQQEDIAMKISNQCSKDPEFLVNSETTYQPSLASVLEAPFQEEILSNSKCFGSVTASLHDVQRQLKFLKPEPLKGYSEGSGMVVSSDDDNDTGIVSLKDCEVIDDDSAWWFKFEENRDFSYLVDVLTEAGFRGRNQDICSDQWQFPEIQIGPSVFDKLEKKYGEQISWNRSARRLLFDRINSGLIELFRPCFGEPMWAKPVARRLSHRQNFKEIEEQLYKLLVCHDKEAIKNSSEKLFRKDDGWLFLGYDVEVICKDIVNLFIDELAAEIVSLESF, encoded by the exons ATGAAGAAGTCAAAGAATGTGGAATCTAAACCTACACCGAGTGTCATTGCAAGATTAATGGGTCTTGATGAACTCCGGCCTCAGGAACTTGTCAAGAAGCCGAAGCAGCAAAGAGTGCTTTCCGAGAATTATCAACGTAAAGTTGCTTCTATAGGTGTTTGGGAGAAAAAAACAGGTCATGAACACCGTTCCTTTCAGCTCAGCATTGAAGAGCAGGAGTTCATCAGGGAAAGTGGTCCATCTTTAAATGAAAGCTTTGCAGGTGCAGAATTTATGACATTCGGTATCGAGCTTCAACCTTCGAAAGAAGTTCATTCTGGACTACCTGGGTTACGGTTTGCGGGTTCTAGAAAGGATTGCTTTGAAAATCATTTTCAGAAACCAAATTATCCGACGACCAAGCATGTCTACGATCAAGAAGGCAGCACTTCTCACCAGCAAGCTGAGAATGTAAGATTGTTAGGGTCAGCATGCGCCTTTGGATGTGAAAAAAACGACATATACAGGAAGGTTCGAGGTACAACTCATCAAGAAGATCCTAAATTGCTCCAAAAACTTGATAACCGTCATGTAAAAGATTCCCGAAGGAAAAATGGTCATGATAGTACTTGTATGGTTCCTAGATTTCGTCATGAATCAAACAATGAAAGATGTCCTTCCTTTAGGAAAATTGTTATTCCGAATCCTTTGgaggtagagaaggctaagaatTGTCTTGCTTCTCCTAGTTTTAGTGAAGCTTCGTATTCAAGTAATTGGAAAGACAAAGGGTTTGTTAGTCATGGGAAGGGAACTTTGCATGCTCAAGTTAAGGAGATGAAGAATGTTTGCAATGGTGTGAAACACACGGGGCATAGGTCTATCCTTTCCTGTGAAACTAAAAAGGAAATCTTCAGAAATACGAGGCATAATATGAGTAACATTTCTTTGGAGCCACTGAGGTGGGGATTCATTGGCGTTCGCAGTTTTAAGGAAGAACCAGAATTCATGATGGTTTTTTCCCCTAATAATTCTGAATTGAACAACTGGAACAAGCCCTCATGTTACTACCTAGATGGATCATATATGACTCTGGAAGCAAGGAAGCAAATCTCCGAAAGATGGAGGATGACTAAAGATTTTCGGGAGAATGGGCTTACGGGCAGGTGCAGAAGCAGAACTCGTGATGACATGCTTACATTGCCGGATCATGGTAATTGTGCAAACTTTCAGAGTCCATTGGGCATTAGCAGTAGAGATGGCCAGAAAATTGGTGGTGTTGGAGATTTAATAAGGTCCATATCTCCAGCATATTCTACATATGTTGAAAGTTCTAAAATCATGACCGATCGAAAAGCTTTCCATGGTGATTCATATATAACCATGGGGCCAAGGAAGCAGGATGCTAGTGGGAATGATGGTCTGGAACAAAGAAACTCAGTATCCATCTGCAGGAAGTCTCAACCTAATCTATACCTAGAGTCAGAAAACAGTCACTTGCTTCAAGACGTATATGTTATCAATAATATGTTCCATAACAACGTTGAGCAGCAAGATCTTTCGAACGAAAATTCTGTAGTTTCTAAGTCATTTAACCATAATATCATTCACTTCTATTCTGAAAATAAAATTACCACAATTGATCAATGGAATATCATCAAGGATGAAAATATGTCTGCAGAGGATTATCTAGTACACAAGTCATCGATGTGCACTGCTGCATCTCTGAGCATTGCCTCTAATATGGCAGTTACTGTAGAAATGGATGTTGGCAAGTCTACCGGAAACCATAAGCAGCACCAGTTTGAATCAACAGGCTGCACTATGTCAGAGAAAGATTATGATTCTTCTTTGTGTATCCATATCACTTCAAGTCAACAG GAAGACATAGCAATGAAAATATCCAACCAGTGTAGCAAAGACCCTGAATTTCTTGTCAACTCAGAGACAACTTATCAGCCCAGTCTGGCTTCTGTTTTGGAAGCACCATTCCAAGAGGAGATTTTATCAAACTCCAAATGCTTTGGAAGTGTAACGGCTAGCTTACACG ACGTACAGCGGCAACTCAAATTTCTAAAACCTGAACCGCTCAAAGGATACTCAGAAGGATCTGGAATGGTTGTGTCAAGTGATGACGATAATGATACAGGAATAGTGTCTCTAAAGGATTGTGAAGTAATTGATGATGATTCAGCTTGGTGGTTCAAATTTGAAGAGAATAGAGATTTCTCTTATTTGGTGGATGTATTGACCGAAGCAGGTTTCCGTGGTAGAAATCAGGATATATGCTCTGATCAATGGCAATTTCCCGAAATCCAAATAGGCCCTTCAGTTTTCGATAAATTAGAGAAGAAGTATGGTGAACAGATATCTTGGAATAGGTCAGCAAGGAGGCTACTTTTTGACCGAATAAATTCGGGTTTAATCGAACTTTTCCGACCATGCTTTGGAGAACCAATGTGGGCAAAACCTGTTGCAAGAAGGCTTAGCCATAGGCAGAACTTTAAGGAGATCGAAGAGCAACTGTATAAGCTCTTAGTTTGCCATGACAAAGAAGCAATAAAGAACTCATCTGAGAAACTATTTAGAAAAGATGATGGATGGTTATTCTTAGGATATGATGTTGAAGTAATCTGTAAAGACATAGTGAATTTGTTTATTGATGAATTGGCAGCAGAGATTGTTAGCCTAGAGAGTTTTTGA
- the LOC108450262 gene encoding metal tolerance protein 11 isoform X1: MVRGEMVEMVARETDEELSLLPHQSNVDRSWRLNFDGFQLSPEHKDKKPPRSLHDCLGVLGPEDNVAEYYQQQVEMLEGFSEMDALAERGFIPGMSKEERERLARSKTLAIRISNIANMVLFAAKVYSSMRSGSLAIIASTLDSLLDLLSGFILWFTAFSMSTPNPYQYPIGKKRMQPLGILVFASVMATLGLQIILESVRTMVSNEDEFNLTNEQERWVVGIMLGVTLTKLLLMFYCRTFTNEIVKAYAQDHFFDVITNIIGLVAVLLAKYIDDWMDPVGAIILALYTIRTWSMTVLENVNSLVGRSAAPEYLQKLTYLCWNHHKAIKNIDTVRAYTFGSHYFVEVDIVLPANMALQEAHDIGESLQEKLELLPDIERAFVHLDYEFSHKPEHAQAHAL; this comes from the exons ATGGTGCGCGGGGAAATGGTGGAGATGGTGGCGCGTGAAACCGACGAAGAGCTTTCATTGTTGCCACATCAGAGCAATGTTGATCGATCATGGCGGTTGAACTTCGATGGCTTCCAGTTATCTCCCGAACACAAAGACAAAAAGCCTCCTCGTAGCCTCCATGATTGCCTTGGGGTTTTAG GTCCGGAAGATAACGTGGCTGAATACTATCAGCAGCAGGTAGAAATGCTGGAGGGTTTTAGTGAAATGGATGCCTTAGCTGAGCGTGGATTTATTCCTGGCATGTCAAAG GAAGAGCGGGAAAGGTTGGCTAGAAGCAAGACATTAGCTATTAGAATTTCGAATATTGCAAACATGGTTCTTTTTGCCGCTAAAGTTTATTCTTCCATGAGAAGTGGCTCATTAGCTATAATTGCGTCCACATTGGACTCTCTTCTTGATCTCTTGTCTGGCTTCATCCTCTGGTTTACTGCATTCTCCATGTCAACACCAAACCCATATCAGTACCCAATTGGAAAGAAACGAATGCAGCCACTG GGTATCCTTGTTTTTGCCTCTGTCATGGCAACTCTTGGACTGCAGATAATCTTGGAGTCTGTTCGAACAATGGTATCAAAT GAGGATGAATTCAACCTGACAAATGAGCAAGAGAGGTGGGTTGTTGGCATTATGCTTGGAGTGACTCTGACAAAGCTTCTCCTCATGTTCTATTGCCGCACATTTACAAACGAAATCGTTAAAGCTTATGCTCAGGATCACTTCTTTGATGTTATCACAAACATCATTGGCCTTGTTGCTGTGCTACTTGCTAAGTACATCGACGATTGGATGGACCCTGTTGGAGCTATCATT CTGGCTTTGTACACAATACGGACATGGTCGATGACAGTATTAGAGAACGTGAACTCATTGGTTGGAAGATCAGCAGCTCCAGAATATCTTCAGAAACTGACCTATCTGTGTTGGAACCACCATAAGGCCATAAAGAACATCGATACGGTCCGAGCTTACACCTTCGGGTCTCACTACTTTGTCGAAGTTGATATTGTACTTCCAGCAAACATGGCATTACAAGAAGCTCATGACATTGGAGAATCCTTGCAAGAGAAACTGGAGTTACTGCCCGACATTGAGCGAGCGTTTGTTCATTTGGATTATGAATTCAGTCACAAACCTGAACATGCACAGGCACATGCTCTGTAG